One segment of Desulfosudis oleivorans Hxd3 DNA contains the following:
- the meaB gene encoding methylmalonyl Co-A mutase-associated GTPase MeaB: protein MSTPQKPEEYIKGVLNRDRRMLAKTITLVESGLAEHRKVAGQVLGELLAHTGRAIRVGITGVPGVGKSVFIETLGTFLTCQGLTVAVLAVDPSSARSGGSVLGDKTRMEKLSADPRAFIRPSPSGKTLGGIAARTRESMLVCEAAGFDVVLVETVGVGQSETAVAAMVDFFLVLALAGAGDELQGIKKGILELADAVAVTKADGENIKAADQARQQYEVALHMLSPSGSAWCPRVFTCSALAGENIDTIWETVLAHRKTLQASGEFEAKRRKQAAQWMWRLLEEGIKERVFALPEIADSLSAVVSRVEHGEITAAAGADKLLFYLDKRIKV, encoded by the coding sequence ATGTCCACGCCTCAGAAACCTGAAGAGTACATAAAAGGCGTACTGAACCGGGACCGGCGCATGCTGGCCAAAACCATCACCCTGGTGGAAAGCGGCCTGGCCGAACACCGGAAGGTGGCCGGCCAGGTGCTGGGGGAGCTGCTTGCCCACACGGGCAGGGCGATCCGCGTGGGCATCACCGGGGTTCCCGGCGTGGGAAAAAGTGTTTTTATTGAAACCCTGGGCACCTTTCTGACCTGCCAGGGGCTTACCGTGGCCGTGCTGGCCGTGGATCCCAGCAGCGCCCGCAGCGGCGGCAGCGTGCTGGGCGACAAGACCCGCATGGAAAAGCTTTCCGCCGACCCGAGGGCCTTTATTCGGCCGTCGCCGTCGGGAAAAACCCTGGGTGGTATTGCGGCCCGGACCCGGGAGTCCATGCTGGTGTGCGAGGCGGCCGGGTTTGACGTGGTTCTGGTGGAGACCGTGGGCGTGGGCCAGTCCGAAACCGCGGTGGCCGCCATGGTCGATTTTTTTCTGGTCCTGGCCCTGGCCGGGGCCGGGGACGAGTTGCAGGGCATTAAAAAAGGCATTCTGGAGCTGGCCGATGCCGTGGCCGTGACCAAGGCCGACGGCGAAAACATCAAGGCGGCCGACCAGGCCCGGCAGCAGTATGAAGTCGCCCTGCACATGCTGTCTCCATCCGGGTCGGCCTGGTGTCCCAGAGTTTTTACCTGCAGCGCCCTGGCCGGGGAAAATATCGACACGATATGGGAGACCGTTCTGGCGCACAGAAAGACCCTTCAGGCAAGCGGCGAGTTTGAGGCCAAACGGCGCAAGCAGGCCGCCCAGTGGATGTGGCGGCTGCTGGAAGAGGGAATAAAGGAGCGGGTTTTCGCCCTGCCGGAAATTGCTGACAGCCTTTCGGCTGTGGTGTCCCGCGTGGAGCACGGCGAGATCACAGCCGCTGCCGGGGCCGACAAGCTGCTGTTTTATCTTGACAAGCGAATAAAAGTATAG
- the scpA gene encoding methylmalonyl-CoA mutase has product MANTEKWKQMAEKEMKGKPVDSLLWKTPEGVTIKPLYTKEDAENLSHVDTLPGETPFVRGVKATMYAGRPWTIRQYAGFSTAKESNAFYRRNLAAGQKGLSVAFDLATHRGYDSDHPRVAGDVGKAGVAIDSIEDMKILFDGIPLDKMSVSMTMNGAVLPVLAAYIVAAEEQGVDQKLLAGTIQNDILKEYLTRNTYIYPPTPSMRIVSDIIQYCSTHMPRYNTISISGYHMMEAGADSVLQTAFTLADGLEYIKAALAAGLDIDAFAPRLSFFFGIGMNFFMEIAMLRAARLLWSEIVGRFSPKDSRSSMLRTHCQTSGWSLTQQDPYNNIIRTTLECLSAVLGGTQSLHTNAFDEAVSLPTELSARVARNTQIIVQEESHVCKVVDPLGGSYYVEALTAAIADEARKIIAEIEEMGGMAKAIETGMPKMRIEEAAARRQARIDQGKETVVGVNKYKVADESPLEVREVSEAVREEQEARLKELRASRDNEAVKKALEAVTQCAGSGGNLLEACIPAIRARATVGEISDAMEKVFGRFVATTQCISGVYAGEYGDSEVIASLRKRTDQFAEKHGRKPRILVVKMGQDGHDRGIKVVATGFADLGFDVDIGPMFQTPEEAAKMAVENDVHVVGVSSLAAGHKALVPQLIAALKAEGGDDIHVVAGGIIPPADYDVLRSAGVAAVFGPGTVITDSANQVLKVLEAAG; this is encoded by the coding sequence ATGGCCAACACGGAAAAATGGAAACAGATGGCGGAAAAAGAGATGAAGGGCAAGCCGGTCGATTCCCTGTTATGGAAAACACCGGAAGGCGTCACCATCAAGCCCCTTTACACAAAAGAGGACGCGGAAAACCTGTCCCACGTGGACACACTTCCCGGAGAGACCCCCTTTGTGCGGGGGGTCAAGGCCACCATGTACGCGGGACGGCCCTGGACCATTCGCCAGTACGCCGGTTTTTCAACCGCCAAAGAGTCCAACGCCTTTTACCGCAGGAACCTGGCCGCCGGCCAGAAGGGGCTTTCCGTGGCCTTTGACCTGGCCACCCACCGGGGCTACGATTCGGATCATCCCCGGGTGGCGGGGGACGTGGGCAAGGCCGGTGTGGCCATTGACTCGATCGAGGACATGAAGATTCTGTTTGACGGCATTCCCCTGGATAAGATGTCCGTCTCCATGACCATGAACGGCGCGGTCCTGCCGGTGCTGGCCGCCTATATCGTGGCCGCCGAGGAGCAGGGCGTGGACCAGAAACTGCTGGCCGGCACCATTCAGAACGACATATTAAAGGAATATCTCACCCGCAACACATACATCTATCCGCCGACGCCTTCCATGCGTATCGTGTCGGACATCATTCAATACTGTTCGACCCACATGCCCAGATACAACACCATCAGCATCAGTGGTTACCACATGATGGAGGCCGGCGCCGATTCGGTGCTTCAGACCGCCTTTACCCTGGCCGACGGCCTGGAGTACATCAAGGCGGCCCTGGCCGCGGGCCTGGATATCGATGCCTTCGCTCCCCGGCTCTCCTTTTTCTTCGGCATCGGCATGAACTTTTTCATGGAGATTGCCATGCTCCGGGCGGCCCGGCTGCTCTGGTCAGAAATTGTGGGCCGGTTTTCCCCCAAGGATTCCCGGTCTTCCATGCTGCGCACTCACTGCCAGACCTCGGGCTGGAGCCTGACCCAGCAGGATCCCTACAACAACATCATTCGCACCACCCTGGAGTGTCTTTCCGCGGTGCTCGGCGGCACCCAGTCCCTGCACACCAACGCCTTTGACGAGGCCGTGAGCCTGCCCACCGAGCTGTCGGCCCGAGTGGCCAGAAACACCCAGATTATCGTTCAGGAGGAGAGCCATGTCTGCAAGGTGGTGGATCCCCTGGGCGGTTCCTACTACGTGGAAGCCCTGACCGCGGCCATTGCGGACGAGGCCCGCAAGATCATCGCGGAAATCGAGGAGATGGGCGGCATGGCCAAAGCCATTGAAACCGGCATGCCCAAAATGCGCATCGAAGAGGCGGCGGCCCGGCGCCAGGCCCGCATTGACCAGGGAAAAGAGACCGTGGTGGGCGTCAATAAATACAAGGTGGCTGACGAAAGCCCCCTGGAGGTGCGGGAGGTTTCCGAAGCGGTGCGGGAGGAGCAGGAGGCCCGGCTTAAAGAATTGCGGGCGTCGCGGGACAACGAGGCCGTTAAAAAGGCCCTTGAGGCGGTCACCCAATGCGCCGGGTCCGGCGGCAACCTTCTGGAGGCCTGTATTCCCGCGATTCGGGCCCGGGCCACGGTGGGAGAGATCTCCGACGCCATGGAAAAGGTGTTTGGCCGGTTTGTGGCCACCACCCAGTGCATCTCCGGCGTCTATGCCGGCGAGTACGGCGACAGCGAGGTGATTGCCTCCCTGCGAAAACGGACCGACCAGTTTGCCGAAAAGCACGGCCGCAAACCCAGAATCCTGGTGGTCAAGATGGGCCAGGACGGACACGACCGGGGCATCAAGGTGGTGGCCACCGGGTTTGCCGACCTGGGGTTTGACGTGGACATCGGCCCCATGTTCCAGACGCCGGAAGAGGCGGCCAAAATGGCGGTGGAAAACGACGTGCACGTGGTGGGGGTCTCCAGCCTGGCGGCGGGCCACAAGGCCCTGGTGCCCCAGCTGATCGCGGCCCTCAAGGCCGAAGGTGGTGATGATATTCACGTGGTGGCCGGGGGCATCATTCCGCCGGCGGATTACGACGTTCTCCGCTCCGCCGGCGTGGCCGCGGTGTTCGGTCCGGGTACGGTGATCACCGACTCGGCCAACCAGGTGCTGAAGGTGCTGGAAGCCGCAGGGTAA
- the mce gene encoding methylmalonyl-CoA epimerase: MKILKIDHLGIAVNNIEEGKKFWCDMLGLPFEGTETVEAQKVTTAFLPVGESEAELLEATGPESPVAKYIEKKGQGVHHIAFRVENIEAALAELKEKGVALIDEIPRKGAGGGKIAFIHPKATGGVLVELCERSG; encoded by the coding sequence ATGAAGATTTTAAAGATTGACCACCTGGGAATCGCTGTCAACAACATTGAAGAGGGCAAAAAGTTCTGGTGCGACATGCTGGGCCTGCCGTTTGAAGGCACGGAAACCGTTGAAGCGCAGAAGGTGACCACCGCCTTTCTGCCGGTGGGTGAAAGCGAGGCCGAACTGCTGGAAGCCACCGGCCCGGAGAGCCCGGTGGCCAAATATATCGAGAAAAAAGGCCAGGGTGTTCACCATATCGCCTTTCGCGTGGAAAACATCGAGGCGGCTCTGGCTGAATTAAAGGAAAAGGGCGTTGCCCTGATCGACGAAATCCCGAGAAAAGGGGCCGGCGGCGGGAAAATCGCCTTTATTCACCCCAAAGCCACCGGCGGTGTGCTGGTGGAGCTGTGTGAACGATCCGGATAA
- a CDS encoding pyridoxal phosphate-dependent aminotransferase: protein MPISKNVKACLSASSWIRKMFEEGARLRAAHGASNVFDFSLGNPNVPPPERFKKVLADVSAGPDTGHGYMPNAGYPETRQAVADQVSMEQQAEVSADGVLMTCGAAGGLNVILKAILDPGDIVVGLAPFFVEYRFYTENHGGCFKTVQTGAEFDIDLAALEQAMDKKTRAVIINSPNNPTGAVYSAQTLEHLGSLLSEKSREHGRPIYLISDEPYRDIVYDGTVVPPLFPAYENSLVVSSYSKTLSLPGERIGFVAVNPATACRRELVDAMTFANRVLGFVNAPALMQRVITFMQGQHVDIGEYARKRDLLCDLLADAGYDFIKPAGAFYLFPKSPQADDVAFVKILQEQRILAVPGVGFGRPGHFRLAFCVEDDTIKNAAPGFARAMAEARHAG from the coding sequence ATGCCGATATCCAAAAATGTAAAAGCGTGCCTGTCCGCGTCTTCCTGGATACGGAAGATGTTTGAAGAGGGGGCCCGGCTGCGGGCGGCCCATGGCGCATCCAACGTGTTTGATTTCAGCCTGGGCAACCCCAATGTACCGCCGCCGGAACGGTTTAAAAAGGTTCTGGCCGATGTGTCGGCCGGCCCGGACACCGGACACGGGTACATGCCCAATGCCGGCTATCCCGAAACCCGGCAGGCCGTGGCCGACCAGGTTTCCATGGAGCAGCAGGCCGAGGTGTCGGCAGACGGCGTTCTCATGACCTGCGGTGCAGCCGGCGGCCTTAACGTGATTCTCAAGGCCATTTTAGATCCCGGCGACATTGTGGTGGGGCTGGCCCCTTTTTTTGTGGAGTACCGGTTTTACACGGAAAATCACGGTGGCTGCTTTAAGACGGTCCAGACCGGCGCTGAATTTGATATCGACCTGGCGGCCCTTGAACAGGCCATGGATAAAAAAACCCGGGCCGTGATCATCAATTCACCCAACAACCCCACCGGCGCGGTCTATTCCGCGCAAACCCTGGAACACCTGGGATCCCTGCTGTCTGAAAAAAGCCGGGAGCACGGCCGCCCCATTTACCTGATCTCGGACGAGCCCTACCGGGACATCGTGTATGATGGAACTGTCGTGCCGCCCCTGTTTCCCGCCTATGAGAACAGCCTGGTGGTCTCCTCCTACTCCAAAACCCTGTCACTGCCCGGTGAGCGCATCGGGTTTGTGGCAGTCAACCCGGCCACCGCCTGCCGGCGGGAGCTGGTGGATGCCATGACCTTTGCCAACCGGGTGCTGGGGTTTGTCAATGCCCCGGCCCTGATGCAGCGGGTGATCACCTTCATGCAGGGCCAGCACGTGGATATCGGTGAATATGCCAGAAAGCGGGACCTGCTCTGTGATCTTCTGGCCGACGCGGGATACGATTTTATAAAACCGGCCGGGGCCTTCTATCTGTTTCCAAAATCGCCGCAGGCGGATGATGTAGCGTTTGTCAAGATTCTGCAGGAGCAGCGCATTCTGGCGGTGCCCGGCGTGGGGTTCGGCCGGCCCGGCCACTTTCGGCTGGCTTTCTGCGTGGAAGACGACACCATCAAAAACGCGGCCCCGGGCTTTGCCCGGGCCATGGCCGAAGCACGACACGCGGGTTAA
- a CDS encoding DUF2065 domain-containing protein: protein MKFFLCVIGMVMIIEGMPYFAFPETVKTWLKQLLELEPRVLRLFGLTLMLAGLGLVYLGNQ, encoded by the coding sequence ATGAAATTTTTTCTCTGCGTCATCGGCATGGTCATGATCATTGAGGGCATGCCCTATTTTGCCTTTCCCGAAACCGTCAAAACCTGGCTGAAACAGCTTCTGGAGCTGGAGCCCCGGGTGCTGCGGCTCTTCGGTCTGACCCTGATGCTGGCCGGGCTGGGCCTGGTCTACCTGGGCAACCAGTAG
- the queA gene encoding tRNA preQ1(34) S-adenosylmethionine ribosyltransferase-isomerase QueA, translating into MFLVSDYDYDLPPDRIAQQPVTQRDSSRLLRLDRARGGISHHRFYDLPDLLRPSDLLVVNNTRVVPARLEGIKETGGRAGALILDYPGVRTEKGVICRCMVKASGRLRPGTRFLFEDRLSASVVDAADGLYTLCFSCDGDFDQTLFAVGRTPLPPYITRNRDGAPCDDRTCYQTVYADRDGAVAAPTAGLHFTPNVLDRLAAKGISTAPVTLHVGHGTFLPVRVSDIRDHAMHSERFEVPAATAAAINATRRDGGRVVAVGTTVVRTLEYVARTCGEIRAFSGACDLFIYPGYNFQAIAAMITNFHLPRSTLLMLVSAFTGREKVLAAYEAAIQEKYRFYSYGDAMLIE; encoded by the coding sequence ATGTTTCTTGTCTCCGATTACGATTATGACCTGCCGCCGGACAGAATCGCCCAGCAGCCGGTAACCCAACGGGACAGCAGCCGCCTGCTGCGGCTGGACCGCGCCCGCGGCGGCATTTCCCATCACCGGTTTTACGACCTGCCCGACCTGTTGCGGCCCTCGGACCTGCTGGTGGTCAACAACACAAGGGTGGTGCCGGCCCGGCTGGAAGGGATCAAGGAGACCGGGGGCCGGGCCGGGGCGCTGATCCTGGATTACCCGGGCGTCCGCACGGAAAAAGGCGTGATATGCCGCTGCATGGTCAAGGCCTCGGGCCGCCTTCGGCCGGGCACGCGGTTTCTCTTTGAAGACAGGCTTTCCGCCAGCGTGGTGGACGCCGCCGACGGCCTCTACACCCTTTGCTTTTCCTGCGACGGTGATTTTGACCAAACGCTTTTTGCCGTGGGACGAACCCCGCTGCCGCCCTATATCACACGAAACCGGGACGGGGCCCCCTGCGACGACCGGACCTGTTACCAGACCGTCTATGCCGACCGGGACGGGGCCGTGGCCGCGCCCACGGCCGGGCTTCACTTTACGCCGAACGTGCTGGACCGTCTGGCGGCAAAAGGCATCTCCACGGCACCGGTCACCCTGCACGTGGGCCACGGCACCTTTCTGCCGGTGCGGGTTTCCGACATTCGGGACCATGCCATGCACAGCGAACGATTTGAGGTCCCGGCAGCTACGGCGGCAGCCATCAACGCCACCCGGCGCGACGGCGGCCGGGTGGTGGCTGTCGGCACCACGGTGGTCCGCACCCTGGAGTACGTGGCCCGCACATGCGGCGAGATTCGCGCCTTTTCCGGCGCCTGTGACCTGTTCATCTACCCGGGGTATAATTTTCAGGCCATCGCCGCCATGATCACAAATTTTCACCTGCCCCGGTCCACCCTGCTGATGCTGGTCTCCGCATTTACCGGCAGAGAAAAGGTTCTGGCCGCCTATGAAGCAGCCATTCAGGAAAAATACCGGTTCTACAGCTACGGTGACGCCATGTTGATAGAATAA
- the tgt gene encoding tRNA guanosine(34) transglycosylase Tgt: MFQFETTTACPDTKARTGKMTTAHGDVATPVFMPVGTLATVKSLSPEDLVACGAQIILGNTYHLYLRPGCDIIDAFSGVHAFMGWNRPLLTDSGGFQVFSLAKLSRITEEGAAFQSHLDGSSHLLTPESVIDIQNRLGSDIQMCLDQCIAFPAEKGAARDAANLTTRWAGRCRNRWQETGGPSRCGLFGIVQGGMFDDLRADSAGRLVDLDFSGYAVGGLSVGEPIETRLAVAEHTLSLLPPDRPRYIMGVGTPAELVELVALGADMFDCVMPTRNARNGKLFTSFGAINIRNACHAKETGPVDPACTCYTCTRFSRAYLRHLFMSRELLAYRLATLHNLFYYINLINDARAAVAAGRFAAFRKAFYAAQQATGPTGKEPCAGS; the protein is encoded by the coding sequence ATGTTTCAGTTTGAAACCACGACCGCCTGTCCCGACACAAAGGCCCGTACCGGAAAAATGACAACCGCCCACGGCGACGTGGCCACCCCGGTGTTTATGCCGGTGGGCACCCTGGCCACGGTCAAATCGCTGTCGCCCGAAGATCTTGTCGCCTGCGGGGCCCAGATCATTCTGGGCAACACCTATCACCTCTACCTGCGGCCGGGGTGCGACATCATTGACGCCTTTTCCGGGGTCCATGCCTTTATGGGCTGGAACCGGCCCCTTCTCACGGACAGCGGTGGGTTTCAGGTCTTTTCCCTGGCCAAGCTCTCCCGCATCACCGAAGAGGGGGCCGCGTTTCAGTCCCATCTGGACGGCTCCAGCCACCTGCTGACACCCGAGTCGGTGATCGACATTCAAAACCGGCTGGGTTCCGACATTCAGATGTGCCTGGACCAGTGCATCGCCTTTCCGGCCGAAAAAGGGGCGGCCCGGGACGCGGCAAACCTTACCACCCGGTGGGCCGGCCGGTGCCGGAACCGGTGGCAAGAGACCGGCGGTCCGTCCCGGTGCGGGCTGTTCGGCATTGTCCAGGGCGGCATGTTTGACGACCTGCGCGCCGATTCGGCCGGCCGTCTGGTGGACCTGGACTTTTCCGGGTATGCGGTAGGCGGCCTGAGCGTGGGCGAACCGATAGAGACGCGGCTGGCCGTGGCCGAACACACCCTGTCCCTGCTGCCGCCGGACAGGCCCCGCTATATCATGGGCGTGGGTACGCCGGCGGAGCTGGTGGAGCTGGTGGCCCTGGGCGCAGACATGTTCGACTGCGTCATGCCCACCCGGAACGCCAGAAACGGCAAACTTTTTACCAGCTTCGGCGCCATCAACATCCGCAATGCCTGCCACGCGAAAGAGACCGGGCCCGTGGATCCGGCATGCACCTGTTACACCTGCACCCGCTTTTCCCGGGCCTATCTCCGACACCTGTTCATGTCCCGGGAGCTGCTGGCCTATCGCCTTGCAACTCTTCACAATCTCTTCTATTATATAAACCTGATAAACGACGCACGCGCCGCAGTGGCTGCCGGCCGGTTTGCCGCCTTTCGAAAGGCCTTTTACGCCGCGCAGCAGGCGACAGGCCCCACGGGAAAAGAGCCCTGCGCCGGCTCTTGA
- a CDS encoding NifU family protein codes for MKEQVKAALDKIRPQLQADGGDVELVDVENGNVSVRLKGACAGCPMSQITLKQRIEAYLKKTVPGVINVEKV; via the coding sequence ATGAAAGAACAGGTAAAAGCGGCCCTGGACAAAATCCGGCCCCAGCTTCAGGCGGACGGCGGTGATGTGGAACTGGTGGATGTGGAAAACGGAAACGTGTCGGTGCGGCTCAAGGGGGCCTGCGCCGGATGTCCCATGTCCCAGATCACCCTCAAGCAGAGAATTGAGGCCTATCTGAAAAAAACGGTGCCCGGTGTGATCAACGTCGAAAAGGTCTGA
- the rplU gene encoding 50S ribosomal protein L21, protein MYAVIATGGKQYRVEKDEVLRLEKLPGQVGDTVSFDQILLFSDGESVSVGTPVLGNVTVSGKIVEQDRAKKILVFKTKRRKRYRRKQGHRQSFTAVRIETIQAG, encoded by the coding sequence ATGTACGCTGTAATTGCTACCGGTGGAAAACAGTACCGGGTCGAAAAAGACGAGGTGTTGAGGCTTGAAAAGCTTCCCGGTCAGGTGGGGGACACGGTCTCCTTTGACCAGATTCTGCTGTTTTCAGACGGCGAATCCGTTTCCGTGGGAACCCCTGTTCTGGGCAATGTCACTGTCTCCGGTAAAATCGTGGAGCAGGACAGGGCCAAAAAAATCCTGGTCTTTAAAACCAAGCGACGGAAACGGTATCGTCGCAAGCAGGGTCACCGCCAGTCGTTTACCGCCGTCCGGATCGAAACCATTCAGGCGGGATAA
- the rpmA gene encoding 50S ribosomal protein L27: protein MAHKKAGGSSKNGRDSRGQRRGVKRFGGEKVRAGNILVRQLGTHFHPGNNVGLGRDYTLFAKIDGVVTYESSGARKQVSVYAD, encoded by the coding sequence ATGGCACATAAAAAAGCAGGCGGCAGCTCGAAAAACGGCCGCGACAGCAGGGGCCAGCGCCGCGGCGTAAAGCGGTTCGGCGGCGAAAAGGTTCGTGCCGGCAACATCCTGGTACGCCAGCTGGGCACCCATTTTCATCCCGGAAACAACGTGGGCCTGGGCAGGGACTACACGCTGTTTGCCAAGATCGACGGCGTGGTGACCTATGAGTCTTCGGGGGCCCGCAAACAAGTCAGCGTTTATGCCGATTGA